The Glycine soja cultivar W05 chromosome 9, ASM419377v2, whole genome shotgun sequence sequence AAGTACTCTTTGCAGTTCCACAGGTATCGAAATGCAGTGTCCTGACTTCATAGAGACAAGCACACACAAATTAACATATTATAAAAGCTAGAGTAACATAAACAGAATTTATACGTAATGGCAATATAACACATTTTCAAAGAATAAGCAAGCTATATTTGGACAATTTTGCAATAAAGGCAATTTGCTATGATTAGTaggtaaaaggaaaaaacagaAATCCGTTTAGATAGattcttcttttcaaaattaagaattataacTTATAATGTTTCTTAGAATGAAAGTGgctccaaaacaaaaaagatctcTCTTGAAACAATTAGTATCTATATCAAAATGATTTGTACTTTGACTCTTTGTTATTACATTTTCAATTACCCCAGACTCagtagaataaaaatgaaaaattagaagAGCAAATTAGTCTGGATATTTGAAATAATCCTGAAGAAGTgagaatgggtaagtcacaaaataactttGCAATTCATCAATCATAATGAACACATTGACAAACCTGCAGAGTGGCCAATTACATTTCATTAGGTACTTAAGACCACgtctaatatattttatatatagatatatggaTAGATACACACAAAGAAAGATTttgatgaaagaaaaagaagacaagAAGTATTATGGATGTTTGCATCATTAAGGCATTACATTGAATATTCACTCAGCCTTACAAGAGaagtgaaaacaaattttaataacaCCCCAAACCTTTTCAATTGGTGGCAAATCTTTTGAAGAAACCTTTTCTGGTGCACCCACTGGAACACTAACACAATTCTGAAAGCCAGCCTCCTCGAGTGAAAGTTTATCAATTTCCCCTTCAACCTATCATCATCATTGGACTGTAAGAATagctataattctttttttttcagcttTCATTTGGAAATTGATGGCAAAAGAAGATAAGGATGGGAAAAGTAAGTgaacaaaatttacaatgatGATCTCAGAGGCTTGACTAATGTCATCTATTCCATACAGTATCTTGTCCGCGCCTTTTCCctgaaaatcaaatttaacattTGAATGATAAACATCAGGTTACTTAATACTTAGTATTAAGATCAATTATACTTCATATCAAAATGTGCTTGTTTAAAGTAACCCTCAACTTGGTCCTCCAAAGATTAGGGTGCCACCACATTAACCCTCTACAGATTTGTgaccaaattattttattccctTAAAAACTAGGTATCAACACATTAACCCTCCACAGATTTGTTACCATATTGTTCCTTTCATGTCACCACTTTAGTCTTCTACAAGGATGAATATGGTGAAATATTGGACTTTATAAggactaatttaataaaaatctcTAAAGGACTAATGTGATGACATGTTAATCTTTTGAAGGATTAATTTAGTGACAAAAATAGTGACAACAGTCCCACATTCTCTATTTGTAATCATTGTAAGTAGtgtaaattattcttttagtaGAACagtattataattattgtaaattgagttttattttacgaacggaattaattaacaattatttacTCTAGCctatatattatattgttgCTTATAGCTTTGTATTATTCATTTTCtcagaaataatattattcccTTTTCATTCAAGAAATTTGCAAAGGGTTTTCCTTAATCTTTGGAGGATCAACTAGAGGGTTTACACTAATTTTTTAACTCATACAAGCAACAAAGCATTAGAAGATTCCAGAAACAATTATAGGCTCTTATACATTCATCTGTAAGCAATTAATCTTATAAATGTACTGATATGGCTGATGATTGCTAAATTACGGTTGCTTGGTCAGCGATAAAAATAGCATCAAGCAGTGATTCTCAGCTGTTAGCAGAATTTTTTCATATAGATTTGTATATATTCCCCCTAAACATTTTCTACAAATGAAAGTGTAGGCAAGGAGAAAAATTAAGCTTCATACTTGCATCCTTTCTTTTCCATCTCTAACACCACAATTGCctttttttcatcaaatataCATGAAATGCTTGGGGTGATTTCGAAATACATAATTTATATGCTGTTATTGTTTCAATTACAATTACATTATATGAGGTAACTCAAGTTTAAAGCTCCAGATTAACATCCTAACATGGTTCAAATTAGAAAAGTTACCTGCCAAAATCTTTTCTCCATTGTTCTGTACTTGCAACCAACAAGCAACCCATTTTGTTTATAAGTAAAAGCAATGACAGTCTGCAAAAAAATTCAATACACAATGATGTTTAGAActtctaaggttgtgtttgtaTTGACATTTAGCATGTTTAACACCAAAGCTTCCTCTCAGTAAAATTGCATTCAATGTGCATTGGAACGCAAAAAatacttaaaccaaacacacactaaCTAGTTAAGTTCTTAAGAATTAAACCATGTATAAAAATAGGATTATATTCCTAAATGAAAGCTTTAATGGTCATAAATTGATGGAGCATGCATTATTCTTCTGCTGGACCTGGTTTAAAAACCTGGAAAGAGGATTCGATATCCCATTTCACTCATGGTCTAGCAGTATTAGAGATGTTTTTTGTACTCAGGGGGAGAATAGTATATAAAATGTACAGTTTTGAGGGTGGGTGGTTACCTAGTTAATAGCCAGATCTTTGGTTCTCTAATACTTATTCTGTATATTGTCTTAGCTAACCATAGGTCTGCTCTCGTTGATGCTAGGCTGTTTGTAAATCAGTACCACTTGTACTGctttcattaatatatataatatgtctacttttgccgataaaaaaaaaacatgtataaaaATGTTTACAAAAATACCATGTAAAAACAACTAagacaacaaagagaagaaacaacaatgattATGATCATTGGCAAGATCCTTTCATGATCTTTAAGCCatgaaaactaaagaaaaatttacttctacgagagaaaaaaaaatataggcaCTACCTCTCTGGTTCAAGTAAAAGGATATAATTCCTCCACAGTAGTATAACCCTAAACTTGCACACATCCTTAAACCCTTGATTATACAAATTCGTAAGCAGTGGTACATACACATCCATGCATATGCTGGATGTCTCTCAGTATTATTAAGTCATGGCAGTATTCATTCAATTCAATtgtgaataattaattttgccAACAGAATACCAACTTTAAAGTAATCAAATATCAATATAACTTTATTTAGCCATTATTATATTGCCATCAACTATATTCCAAACCTAAAGCCACTGCTTTAGGTTAAAAATCCAAAAACATACTTCACATCCATCTTTATGCACTTAATATCAGTCTTTTAATTAAGATTACAGGACAAAGTTCATGATGCCAAGATCATTGAAGATTTTTTTCCCTTATGAAATGGTATATAACCTGTGAGATCTAAATTCAGTTtttctagaaattaaaaaaataataattttacaatcaTAAAACAAGAACTTGGAGGTTTTATAACAGAACAGTTGAAAATACCTTATTGTTAGACAATTGTCTTACAGCATTTCTGCTCAGGGTTTTCTCTGATATCAATCTCTCTCCAAAATAAGCAACAACCTAAAATAGGGAAAAAGCAAATCAATACATAAGCAAATAATTCGACTAACACTTGAAGGTTGCAATATATTGACCGAAGCACATAAAGAAACAAGCTTTGCTAACTTGATAAGGCAATACATTAATACTCGTTCAAGATAGTAGCTTTACCTTCCTCGCTCACACTTGGCCATACCAAAGTGATTTAACCACATTTACTAGGTAGCATGATTGAATCTTGGACAAAATATTTCTAAGCCTCTATTGGACCTTCAATATtgagatattaattaaaaagccACATGTTATGAAAATTGGTGAGACACTTTATACTAGCTGTTTGAGGGCCATATAGGGAGAAAAAGTAGTGTTATTATTGGAATCAATTTGACCTTTGAACATAAGTAGAGGTGGATAATACTGAACCTTAGTTTGAAGTGTCAAGTGAATGCTCTATTATTAAGACAATTCCCCTTAACAATTGGGAGAATAATGCCAAAAGCACAAGAAAGTCAAACCCTGTGTCTATTTCAGCTACaaaatagtaattataaaattgtaatttgcaCAGTGTGGTGATTTATATGTAGTGAGAGAGGTCCAAGTTGGGAGTGTTGTGGCATATCACAATGTGTGCTTTGATTCACTTTTTTCTGTGTCTGTCAACGGTTTTTGCTTGACTGTGTCAGGATTTAGGCAAGACTTTTTGTCAATTATGTGGTGGACGCAAGATAAATTGGGCGATATCAGACAGTCTTGTATTGAGACCTTCTGCTAGAACTTCAATGCAGCAGGAAAACCAGTATGCACTTATGTTTATTATCGTGTTCTATTCTATCAAGTTTTATGTTGTTTGGGGGTTGCATCAGACATCAGTTGTCTTGGTGTCGAAGTTGTAGGTGAGTATatcattttgaagaaaaatacaaGATTTAATGGGGCATTGATTTATGGACAATGTTAATAAGGGAGATAGTAGTTACTAAACGAACCTGTCAGAGTGATAAAAACCATGTATCGTATAGATTTTTGAGTGGTAGGCACACAAAACATGGTGTACAGGCAATTGATCAAAGCTTATACCAATATCTTGTCAGTTTCAGATTAGGTGGTTGCTGCAAGAATTCGTTTTATATAAAGGATATCACTCTTTGAGGTGGTGTTCATGTTGGGGGGGTTGCTCTATGGATGTCAATATGCTTTTGTATTTGGATTCATTTTTAGCTTAGGAAGAGTCACACCTTGTGCTCTTTTCTAGGCTGTTGCTATTGAGAACAAAGAGAAGATCAGTACAATTCATAAGATAATCAATTTTCACTACTTCACTAGAATAGCAGTAAAATAACAGCTGGATTCTCAGAATAAGCAAGTTGAATACCTCAGGACCAAGTGGTTCCAATCCTAAGCTCTCCTCTGCTAATTGCCTATATAAATTGGCATTAGTACAAACCCCACTGTACAATTCCTTGTCATCTGCAGaaacctaaaaccaaaaataatcaTGTAGAAGTAGTTTGTCTTTGTTACCCCATTACAAGTTTTTATGTTTGAAAGGagacataaatttataaatccATGTTATGTCACCTGACCAGCCCAACCACATTGAGCTCGAAAACACCTCCACATTGCAAATTCACTACATCACACATTTTCCAGAACACATCAcgtcaaaacacaaacaactatCACCAGTCACCACACACAAAGCAGGTAGATGAAGAATACCAATCAGAGATAATGTGAAAAGACAAACTCCTCTCCTTTAACTGCCCACCTTTGCACTAGCATATCAAAGCAAACAAGATTCAGAAACCTACTTATAAACCAAATACATACATAAGACTTGGTACAGAAAATGGATTAGAtttttaggaagaaaaaaattatacttttggaCAAAACAGGTTATGGTACTTCCCAGGCAAACAAGACTTTTCCAAGTTGATACCAAGAagttccattttctgcttcaataATTTCACTTTAGGTGCATCAAACGAACTGTCCACAACCTGCTCCGCCCCACCTTCAAAAATAAACAATGATAGTGTAAAGGCAAAGGATTTTTACATTGTCATTTAATCACAAACTGTTGAGTATGATAAATTTGTCAACTTTTACAATGATAAcgcagattttttaaaaaagaataaatagtgTATACATGGatagtgttaaaaaataattatattgtcatCCAATCCAATCACAAACTAACATGTATGTGAATTTGTTAGCTTTTACAATAACTGTCTTAAAAGTCAcactaaaaacacaaaaaaaaaaaaatctttcacaGTAATAatgcatagaaattaaactctgaaaaaaaaaactgaatccATTAGGCTGCCCAGAAAAAATCACCAATAGCCCTAATAAATGGGGGAAAAGGGTATCACGAGAGAAGAAAAACGAGGGAAAATGAAGAACCTGGAGAAGTGGGCAGAGTGGTGGCACGAGCTACTGAATGACACCAAACGGGGCATAGTCTTGGGGATAACACTGTTGCTGCATGTTTTGTTCTGGGAAGTAACTTGGAGAAAAGGGAATGAGTGAGAGGAAGACACAgccattgattttgaaaaaccaacatgttttgtttttacttttaatttagtttagtttagttttgttttgtttgaggTTTCATCGCTGGTTCTGGAATCCCTGTCTCTGTGTTTATCTTTAATCAGTGAACAGATATTTTGGCCTCAAACAACGCACAACGCACAACGCAATCTTTTTACGGTTTTTCCAATGACTATGGAATATGGAtgcatttttataaaacttaggagaaatgatttttttgtgtaaaactatatgaaaagtatttaatatttatattttaaaaataatttaacacagTCTTGCAAAAGAATATAACTTAACacagttaataaaatatatttgtatctAATAATTTCACGTAATAGTAGTAAAATAGTAATTTACGaggatttttatatatttaaaataaagttttgaatTACGATTGTAGTTATActacatttgataaaattgtaagAAATCACAAAACACAAGTGCATGTGGTGGTGTCTTGGTGATTTCAAaatcttgaatttaaatttatttaaatatttaaatgtatatggtaatgttgtttgaattgaattgaatttttaaattgtatttatatatattttcatagtTTTTGAAACGTGTTCgagatattaattatatttagttatagagaaaaaaaaagttactcactaactgcataaaaaaatttatataatcattCTACCAATAATAATCTAACAttatgataagtttgttaacttttaaaataattattttaaagtaatttaaatgatGATTTGTGTGCGATTGgatgaaaacataaaattattttacagctATAAAGATATCATTTGGATTATATTTAAGTATatgttgaaaatatatttattaattttttttgttttatatttattaattgtatatatatatataataataataaataaataagtttaaaatatacttaaaaatgTATAGTATTTTGACTATTTCActtattcaaattaaacatttattattttttatatttattaatttacatgaatgataattaatgataattCATGGGATTGGACACTGGTTTAAGAATATGTTACATTTACATGTTAAGAAACGATCTTTTTAGggagataatttattttttattccctCCATTTCCCTCCATGTGCACAATTTCTTTGGGTCGACTACAAACACATACCGGTATCGgatgcaaaattagtttctgaCCTAGTGAAGTGAGAGACACCCatgatggagaaaaaaaattatcattaagatacatttattacttttttaattttattttgatttttctcgACTATTTTAATGCACTTATAATCATCAAATGACCCTTAAACTTTTGGAGGggtaaattttgtgataatgcatattattttgtttacgTTTGACAAgatattttagttagtttttaatttttttattaactgaaaAACTCATTTGATTATTCggtaaacaaattttattttagtaacttatagtgttttttttaaacgtTACTTGAAGTACTAgcttctaactttttatattttcttttatttttattcttaatatatttatcaaatttattgcTTACCCTTTATTAATAAATCACAATGTTACTGTTTTTTAGTCGTTTTACACTCTTCagctattttaaaagttaattttatcaaacacttagactatattaaacaaaactAACTTGAAGATGAAAAGGTAGCTGATAGCTGAAaaactaacttattaaattagaagTATTTGGTAAAATTAGCTAttgaaatagttaaaaaatgtaaaatgacagaaaaataataaaaagttaaagacTAGAaattaacgttttaaaaaatgttacttcaaatagtatttcaaaaaatactaaaagttactaaaaaaattacttatcatACAATCAAATGAATTTGTCAGTTAGTAAGCTAGtaaaaaaaagtctaaaattaattaaaatattttgttaaacataattttataatttaataagttaattttttaacttttagttaactttttagcttatagttagttttttttaactaattttagcAAAGATGGTATTTGATTAATAAATGATGATACATTTGTTGAATGAATTAACGATCTTGTCATTTAAGAAACGTTAAGgtaactatttgaaaaattgtttttatttgtgtttttcattTAACAATATACACTATCACAATGTATCCTATAAAGAGGAACCAAATTACATTCATGTAATTGTAATTTAAgtaactattacaaaattttataatttgatataatttttttatcaatctgactattgaattatatttaaatattattaagatttttattttaaaattttgttgaaaattaacaataaaaaaaagataattaatgattcatattttagtatatttttaaaaaattatatttcattgattttaatttgtatggatgagttaataaataattttgaattaatatgaaattttatatatttgttataggtaaaaataattttcaatccaATAGTGagttttgagaaaatattataCAATTGATAGTTATCGAATAAtagtttatcaaaattaaattgatatgATTTCATCATactcatataaaaatataaaagaaaaataatgaataaattaagGATCTTATATAATAatggtttttatgtttttaacttttatgttCTATTAACATTGTTgttctttagaaaaaaaattaatattttcttattttttttatggaaatatTTTCTACTAgctataaaaaaatgtacataTATAAGTATGagatttctagttttttttttaaaaaaaaaaatagtctaacGGATACTTTTTTccaaggaagaaaaataattatgccTTCTATATATGTACAAtgaattaactaaaatattataattaactaataaaataagagCAAAAAAGGTATTCACTAATACAAATATACAATGTAATTAATATCATTCcattttttaacttattgtTATTATCATCATATATGATCCTTTCTTTCActactaaatatataaaatgaagaGAGAAATTCAATTCATATGAGCGTGAGACATCATATATTAGTCCAATTACAGAGAGGGAGATTTTTATATTGTTCCAAACGGGTTTGATAACACTGATATGGCCCATCCAGCTGTTAATGGTGGTGGTGATAACGGCGTTCCGATGATTTTAACTGATCCAGATGTATTTGTTTGTTGTGGGTGTCGTGATACATTAACCATTCCAATCTACGAGGTTTGTCTAATTCCCTCTCTTCTTtacttgttaatttaattagccTTTTCTATATGTTATATGTGTGtgaatgctttttatttttatttttttaaaggatgtGTGAATACTTAATTTCATGtagtttgtaaattttaaatttacctTTCATTTGATTGAATTGGATCCGgttgatatatatattcaagTATGTCTGGTCGAGCCGACAAAAagccttcttttt is a genomic window containing:
- the LOC114425001 gene encoding primase homolog protein, coding for MLVFQNQWLCLPLTHSLFSKLLPRTKHAATVLSPRLCPVWCHSVARATTLPTSPGGAEQVVDSSFDAPKVKLLKQKMELLGINLEKSCLPGKYHNLFCPKCKGGQLKERSLSFHIISDCEFAMWRCFRAQCGWAGQVSADDKELYSGVCTNANLYRQLAEESLGLEPLGPEVVAYFGERLISEKTLSRNAVRQLSNNKTVIAFTYKQNGLLVGCKYRTMEKRFWQGKGADKILYGIDDISQASEIIIVEGEIDKLSLEEAGFQNCVSVPVGAPEKVSSKDLPPIEKDTAFRYLWNCKEYLDKAVRIILATDNDPPGQALAEELARRLGRERCWRVLWPKKDEFSSFKDANEVLKYMGADALKKLVENAEPYANAN